The region TTCGGCCTGGATCTCACGGATTACTGCCCCCAGGATGCCGCGGAACAGCAGTCCTTCTCCCAGTGGGCCGGCGGAGTCCGTACCTACGGGTGGCAGCAGCCGCAGCACGGCCCGTTCGCCGTCGCTCAGGTTCGCCAGCTGCCACCGAATCTCCTGATGGACTGCTTCCGGATGATCCGCGCTTGAGAGCGAGACTGCCTTTGCCGCGTAGGCGGCCGCACCCAACGCGTGAGCGCCCATGTGGGCGACCGCGGCTGCCTGGGCGACGGCGCGGGCTGCCGCAGCGCCGGCCGGCGTCGTCGCGGCATTCGCGATCTTCACGACGATGAGCCGCTTGCTGATTTCTTCGGCGGCGGTACTTGATCCTGCGCTGTATGCACGGGTGCGGGCGAGTGCGTCCCGGGCTGTTTCTTCCGCCGTTTCATCTGCTTTGTAGAGCGGCAGGACACGTTCAGCGCATGCTGCGGCCCAGCGCGCGATGGTGCGCCGGTTCGGATCGCTGAGGGTCTGGGGTGAGGCCATCCCCAGATGATGCCACACCGGCTTGCGGGCCCGGCCTGATGCTGGTTGACGACACCACGGGATGCTGAGCAGGAACGCACCGACCTGTCGCCGTCGTGCTCTACAAAGCTGCCGTCCTCATGCGTTCCTGAGCTGACTCAGGCCGCCGCCAGTGCTGCCGCTTTCTGAGCCTTGGCGGCCGCGATGCGCGGCCCGCTGAACCACAGCACGATCCCCGCCAAGACCCACGCGCCCAGGGTCAGGGCCGCAGCGCCTCCGCCGGCGCCGTCGAAATAGGCCACGGCGCGGACCAAGGTGCCGGCAGCGCCGGGTGGCAGAAGCTGGCCGATCGTAGCCACTCCGGCGGGAAGCCACTGTGCACTGGTCGAGATGCCGGCGAAGGGGTTGCCGACAAACATCATGGACATGGCGGCAATGGTGAAGCCTTTGGTGCCAAAGCACTCATAGAGGCCGGCGAGCGGCAGTGCCAGCGCTGCGATGCCAAGGGCGACGCTTGCCGCGACCGGGACCAGCGGACCCTCAATGCTGCCGAAGACGTGCTTCAAAACTGCAGCGACCACGAACCCGCCGGCGATTGAAAAGCCGGTAAGGCCGGCCAAGATCCACCAGCGTTTCCCGGACAGCATGGAGCGGAACGCCACGGCGGGCACGATACCGCCGAAGACCAGGGGGAAGGCCAGGCCACCGATGCCCACGCCCGTCGGGTCGCCGGCGGGAAGCGGAACCACGTCCACAATCTCGGCCGTCTGCCCCGTGCTGCCCGCCATCGTGGCGCCGACGTTGCTGACGGTCCCGGATACGGCTGTTGAACCGGCGCTCGCCACGTAGACCTGCATGTCTTCCGGATCTGAGAAGTCGAAGCCGCCGACGATGTCCCGGTCCCGGATTCCCTGCTCCAGGTCGTCGGCACTTTCATAGGCCTGGACCACGAAGGCGCCCGGCGACTGGGACTCCAGGGTTTCCGAGACCGTCTCGGCCTTCTCCTGCGCTCCAACTACACCCAGACCCAGGTTCCGCGGTCCGGAAAGGAGTGAGGGTGAGATGAAGAGCATCAGGAGGGCAAGCAGAATGACCGAGAGTCCGACGGTCAGGCCCGCCCAAATGGCTGCATGCTTTCGATGGGAGCCGGTTGCCGGCGTTTGAGCTGTCATGGATCCTTCGTTTGTGGAGGAACTTCCTCCACTTCTACGGATGATGTTCCTCCGGTTTAGACTGAAGGTCAACTTGAAGGGGGCCGGATGAGAGCTGACGCTGCGCGGCGAAGAGAAGCGATCGTCGCCCATGCGAGGCACCTTTTTGCCGAGCGGGGCGGCGATGTTGCGCTGGAGACGGTAGCCGCGGCGAGCGGAGTGGGCATCGCAACCCTGTACCGCAATTTCCCCTCCCGCGACGACCTCATCCGAGCCGTGGTTCAGGACACTGTCGAGGGCATCTTGGAAGCGGCAAATGAGGCCCGCGCCGGGCTGGAAACGGACGCTGCGGCATCCTGGGAACGGCTCTTATCGCAGCTGATGTCCATGGAGCTGGGTGCGCTGACCGATGGCCTCGCGCTGCAGGCAGGTGCCGCCCGCGATTTGAACGCCACTCCCCTGGCGCAGGTGCAACAGCCTGCTCTTCACGCCCTTGACGAGGTGCTGTCTGCGCTGAAAACCCAGGGGGTGGTACGGCAACAGCTCACCGCGCTGGAGGTGATCGTTGCGGTGGCGACGATTACGCGGCCGCAGATCTCTCCCATTCGTGATGCGGCGCCGGAGGTGCAGGCCCAGCTGGCGCAGGCGTACCTGCTGTGGACCCGCGTTTCGTAGGGCTGCCTATAAACGAAAAGCGCTTCCCGGGTCGAAATCCGGGAAGCGCTTTTTCGGAGCACGACTAGACGTTGAAGCGGAACTCCACCACGTTCCGTAACAAAGCAACGTCTGAGCTAACCGGGGTTTGTCGGCTTCGGGGTCAAGGCCCTCTTCGGTCAGCCCCTGCTGGTCGGGGCCGGTGTCTCTATCAGCATCAACCGCGGCGGTGCTCGAGTGCCGCGTTTCGAAACGGGAAGGGTCTAGTGAAAAAACTCCTCCTCATGGGTTTGCAGAACCCAGTCCTGGTCGGCGCCCCCTGACATCTCCCGAGCTTCAAGCGCCGCTTGCAGGTCTATTGCGTGCTTTCCCACGAACCGCAGCTGCTGTTCCTTTCCCGCAAGCGTGACGGAGACGGTCACGCTTCCCCGCTCTCCTACTTTCTGGGTGAGCAGGTCCTCCCGAAGCTCCTCAACGGGAGTTGAGCAGGCGTGCCTGTACTTCGCGGCGCAGGTCGGACAGAGTGCGAGTCTGTTCTCGGTGAGGTCCTGTGTTACGTCACCGGCAAATTGCACTGCCTCGAAGTAGTACTGTCCACTCACTTTAAAAGGCATTTCCGTGTTGCAGACCTGGCACACCATGATTCCGTCCTCGTTCGAGTACAGCTCGGTCAAATAGCTTTTTGCAGTGCTCCGGAACCCGGGCTCCTGAATGCGGACTTGTCGAATGCGCTCCGCGTACTGGCGCAAGGGTGCGTCGGTTGCTTGCTCGCGGACTCGCTGAGCGCGACGCTCTGGCGTTGGCGAGGGTCCTTCGGGCAAAATAGGGCCCTTCTCCTGCTGTTTGAATGCTTGGAACAAGTCCCAGTCCTTGAGCATCTCCTTGGCCTGGAGAGCGGCCTCGGGAGAAGGGAAACCAAGGACCTTCGCTGCGTCCTCCTCTCCTCGCTCCTTTTGCGCGTGCAAGAGGGCGGGCCGTCCGAAGTGTGCTCTTTCCAAAAGAGGTGAATCAGGATGAACGGCCAGCCCGTCGGCGAGATCCTCAGCAGTTGTGTCCGCGGGTAATCGAAGGTTGCCATCCCGGTCCAGGATCCAAGGCACCGTAGTCAGGGCCTGCATCAGCTGCGATTCAATTCGATGACTGGCAGCGGACGCATTGGCCCGATAGATCGCTCCTGCTTTGTCCATCCCAGCGCGTGCAACGACGTCCCAGAGCCCCTGAAGAAGATTTGCATCATGGGTTTCGACGATGGCGGCGAAGTCGGGTATGACCCAGTCCTGATTGATAATTTTACTGGTCTCACGGTTCTGGAAGCGCCAAGAATTCTGGAACTGTGCGTTACGCCATATGGGTGTCCGCTTGATCGAGATTCCTGTTATCGCGCCGATCTCCCCGGCCAGTGCAGCAACGTCGATCTCGAGCTCATCGTAGGCGGCGACGAGTTGCAGCGGGGGGGTGCGGCCCAATGAGTCTGATCTGTAGAGCGCTGATAGTCCGGATGCTCGGAAAGGGCTGTCGATGAAAGTGTTGGACGGCGCTGACCAGCTAAGAGATCCATCCACCCGTTCTGCCACAAGGATGGGCGCATTCGCGTAGGAAGTGGGAGCGAGTGCTCGCTCGCTGATCAGTTGTTGGAGGTTGACGAGATCCTCCACGTGCAAAGGAGTGACCTCTGCCGGCACACTCGAGTAGGTGCGGAAGCGGGCGCTGAGCCGGGCGGCTGCATCCCATTTCTTAGTTCCAGCCGAGGCGTAGAACTGGCGAAGGGCAGCGGCCTCCGGTCTCTGCCCCCCCTCGTCGTCCTCGTCAAAAGCGACAAGTGAGTCCAGGACAAGCCCAAACGCTTGCAGACCGGCGGCGGCCGGTAGATAGGCTTTGGGGCTGGCTACGTGTTCAATGCCTTCGCTACCCTGCACTCGAAGGACAGGTATGGTGCGAAGACTGTCTGAGAAGGTGTCGTCGTAGCTATAGGAGCGCGGGTCACTGCTTCGATAGGGATTGCGAACGCTCGTAGCCAACCGTCCGAGTGCCGTGTAGAAGGACCTGAGCCACGGGTCACTCTTATCGGTGATCCACGAGTGCCAAGCCCGGAGTTCGGCTCGATACTCCTCCTCTTCCTCCTCGACATATTCCTCGGCCTCATACTCCCCGGCGTCATCGCCCCACGATTCGATTTGCTCGCTGATCTGGCTGATGCGTTCGAAGGCGTCGCCAAGCTCGCTCGTCGCGAAATCGATCGCATTTAGTGAGTTGAAGAACGCGCGAGGCCTGCCTTCCCGTTCGGGAAGCCACCCCGTCGCAGGATTGTCCTCTATATTGACCGAAATGCTTCGGAGGAAGTCGGCGTCTTTCAAGTCGAGAGCTGCACGCAACGGGCTTACTGATCTGATGAGGCGGGTCGAGTTGTCGTAGTTGCTGCCACTCAGGACTGGCGTGATTGGGGTTGTCTCGAAGGCCCAAA is a window of Arthrobacter sp. zg-Y1171 DNA encoding:
- a CDS encoding putative immunity protein, which codes for MASPQTLSDPNRRTIARWAAACAERVLPLYKADETAEETARDALARTRAYSAGSSTAAEEISKRLIVVKIANAATTPAGAAAARAVAQAAAVAHMGAHALGAAAYAAKAVSLSSADHPEAVHQEIRWQLANLSDGERAVLRLLPPVGTDSAGPLGEGLLFRGILGAVIREIQAEIA
- a CDS encoding TetR/AcrR family transcriptional regulator, whose translation is MRADAARRREAIVAHARHLFAERGGDVALETVAAASGVGIATLYRNFPSRDDLIRAVVQDTVEGILEAANEARAGLETDAAASWERLLSQLMSMELGALTDGLALQAGAARDLNATPLAQVQQPALHALDEVLSALKTQGVVRQQLTALEVIVAVATITRPQISPIRDAAPEVQAQLAQAYLLWTRVS
- a CDS encoding sacsin N-terminal ATP-binding-like domain-containing protein, which produces MTMFDTLTANRRAYIDAARSNGFEEGLRKLLADLYPDNAHFIYELLQNAEDAHAREVNFELRNDGLLVEHDGSRIFNLQDIESITGIGQSTKADEATSIGKFGVGFKAVFAYTQTPQVQSGEYAFAIQDLFVPTRTEPFARNPDRTTFWFPFDRPGKNAAQAIVEVSKALTEISRSTLLFLDNIRLIATTFLDGNVRLLERRDLDEHIIEIDSLHGDSGPSYWYRIQGTAPVDGTTFPIAAAFSLTKGDKMADKGIGGSRSSTTLDARNFTVEPVDGRVFIYFPAVKETSGLKFHIHAPFASTVARDSVREGDGNDELLEGIAALVANALPHMRDAGLLDDGLLSALPNKSDDLPRRYEPLRKHIIWAFETTPITPVLSGSNYDNSTRLIRSVSPLRAALDLKDADFLRSISVNIEDNPATGWLPEREGRPRAFFNSLNAIDFATSELGDAFERISQISEQIESWGDDAGEYEAEEYVEEEEEEYRAELRAWHSWITDKSDPWLRSFYTALGRLATSVRNPYRSSDPRSYSYDDTFSDSLRTIPVLRVQGSEGIEHVASPKAYLPAAAGLQAFGLVLDSLVAFDEDDEGGQRPEAAALRQFYASAGTKKWDAAARLSARFRTYSSVPAEVTPLHVEDLVNLQQLISERALAPTSYANAPILVAERVDGSLSWSAPSNTFIDSPFRASGLSALYRSDSLGRTPPLQLVAAYDELEIDVAALAGEIGAITGISIKRTPIWRNAQFQNSWRFQNRETSKIINQDWVIPDFAAIVETHDANLLQGLWDVVARAGMDKAGAIYRANASAASHRIESQLMQALTTVPWILDRDGNLRLPADTTAEDLADGLAVHPDSPLLERAHFGRPALLHAQKERGEEDAAKVLGFPSPEAALQAKEMLKDWDLFQAFKQQEKGPILPEGPSPTPERRAQRVREQATDAPLRQYAERIRQVRIQEPGFRSTAKSYLTELYSNEDGIMVCQVCNTEMPFKVSGQYYFEAVQFAGDVTQDLTENRLALCPTCAAKYRHACSTPVEELREDLLTQKVGERGSVTVSVTLAGKEQQLRFVGKHAIDLQAALEAREMSGGADQDWVLQTHEEEFFH